One stretch of Theropithecus gelada isolate Dixy chromosome 12, Tgel_1.0, whole genome shotgun sequence DNA includes these proteins:
- the SMPD4 gene encoding sphingomyelin phosphodiesterase 4 isoform X4, giving the protein MEFLDPGGPMMKLVYKLQAEDYKFDFPVSYLPGPVKASIQECILPDSPLYHNKVQFTPTGGLGLNLALNPFEYYIFFFALSLITQKPLPVSLHVRTSDCAYFILVDRYLSWFLPTEGSVPPPLSSSPGGTSPSPPPRTPAMPFASYGLHHTSLLKRHISHQTSVNADPASHEIWRSETLLQVFVEMWLHHYSLEMYQKMQSPHAKESFTPTEEHVLVVRLLLKHLHAFANSLKPEQASPSAHSHATSPLEEFKRAAVPRFVQQKLYLFLQHCFGHWPLDASFRAVLEMWLSYLQPWRYAPDKQAPGSDSQPRCVSEKWAPFVQENLLMYTKLFVGFLNRALRTDLVSPKHALMVFRVAKVFAQPNLAEMIQKGEQLFLEPELVISHRQHRLFTAPTFTGSFLSPWPPAVTDASFKVKNHVYSLEGQDCKYTPMFGPEARTLVLRLAQLITQAKHTAKSISDQCAESPAGHSFLSWLGFSSMDTNGSYQANDLDEMGQDSIRKTDEYLEKALEYLRQIFRLSEAQLRQFTLALGTTQDENGKKQLPDCIVGEDGLILTPLGRYQIINGLRRFEIEYQGDPELQPIRSYEIASLVRTLFRLSSAINRRFAGQMAALCSRDDFLGSFCRYHLTEPGLASRHLLSPVVRRQVAGHTRGPRLSLRFLGSYRTLVSLLLAFLVASLFCVGPLPCALLLTLGYVLYASAMTLLTERGKLHQP; this is encoded by the exons ATGGAATTTCTTGACCCTGG TGGCCCAATGATGAAGTTGGTTTATAAGCTTCAAGCTGAAGACTATAAGTTTGACTTTCCTGTCTCCTACCTGCCT GGTCCTGTGAAGGCGTCCATCCAGGAGTGCATCCTCCCTGACAGTCCCCTGTACCACAACAAGGTCCAGTTCACCCCTACTGGGGGCCTTGGCCTGAACCTGGCCCTGA ATCCGTTCGAGTATTACATATTCTTCTTTGCCCTGAGCCTCATCACTCAAAAG CCACTCCCTGTGTCCCTCCACGTCCGTACTTCAGACTGTGCCTATTTCATCCTGGTGGACAGGTACCTGTCGTGGTTCCTGCCCACCGAAGGCAGTGTGCCCCCGCCACTCTCCTCCAGCCCAGGCGGGACCAGCCCCTCACCACCTCCCAG GACACCAGCCATGCCCTTTGCTTCCTATGGCCTCCACCACACTAGCCTCCTGAAGCGACACATCTCTCATCAGACGTCTGTGAATGCAGACCCCGCCTCCCACGAGATCTGGAGGTCAGAAACTCTGCTCCAG GTTTTTGTTGAAATGTGGCTTCATCACTATTCCTTGGAGATGTATCAAAAAATGCAGTCCCCTCACGCCAAG GAGTCGTTCACGCCTACTGAGGAGCATGTGTTGGTGGTGCGCCTGCTGCTGAAGCACCTGCACGCTTTTGCCAACAGCCTGAAGCCAGAGCAGGCTTCGCCGTCCGCCCACTCCCACGCCACCAGTCCCCTGGAGGAGTTCAAACG GGCCGCTGTCCCAAGGTTCGTCCAGCAGAAACTCTACCTATTCCTGCAGCATTGCTTTGGCCACTGGCCCCTGGACGCATCGTTCAGAGCT GTCCTAGAGATGTGGCTGAGCTACCTGCAGCCATGGCGGTATGCACCTGACAAGCAGGCTCCGGGCAGCGACTCCCAGCCCCGGTGTGTGTCGGAGAAATG GGCGCCCTTTGTCCAGGAGAACCTACTGATGTACACCAAGTTGTTTGTGGGCTTCCTGAACCGCGCACTCCGCACAGACCTGGTCAGCCCCAAGCACGCGCTCATGGTGTTCCGAGTGGCCAAAGTCTTTGCCCAGCCCAACCTGGCTGAGATGATTCAGAAAG GTGAGCAGCTATTCCTGGAGCCAGAGCTGGTCATCTCCCACCGCCAGCACCGACTCTTCACGGCCCCCACATTCACTGGGAGTTTCCTGTCACCCTGGCCACCAGCAGTCACTGATGCCTCCTTCAAGGTGAAGAACCACGTCTACAGCCTGGAGGGCCAGGACTGCAAGTACACCCCGATGTTTGGGCCTGAAGCCCGCACCCTG GTCTTACGCCTTGCTCAGCTCATCACACAGGCCAAACACACAGCCAAGTCCATCTCAGACCAGTGTGCGGAGAGCCCGGCTGGCCACTCCTTCCTCTCGTGGCTGGGCTTTAGCTCCATGGACACCAACGGCTCCTACCAAGCCAACGATCTAGACGAGATGGGGCAAGACAGCATCCGGAAGACAGATGAATATCTGGAGAAGGCCCTGGAGTACCTGCGCCAGATATTCCGG CTCAGTGAAGCACAGCTCAGGCAGTTCACGCTCGCCTTGGGCACCACCCAGGATGAGAATGGAAAAAAGCAGCTTCCCGACTGCATTGTGGGTGAGGACGGACTCATCCTCACGCCCCTGGGGCGGTACCAG ATCATCAATGGGCTTCGAAGGTTTGAAATTGAGTACCAGGGGGACCCAGAGCTGCAGCCCATCCGCAGCTATGAGATCGCCAGCTTGGTCCGCACGCTCTTCAGGCTGTCGTCTGCCATCAACCGCAGA TTTGCAGGACAGATGGCGGCTCTGTGTTCCCGGGATGACTTCCTCGGCAGCTTCTGTCGCTACCACCTCACAGAACCCGGGCTGGCTAGCAGGCACCTGCTGAGCCCCGTGGTGCGGAGGCAGGTGGCTGGCCACACCCGTGGCCCCAGGCTCAGCCTGCGCTTCCTGGGCAGTTACCGGACGCTGGTCTCGCTGCTGCTGGCCTTCTTGGTGGCCTCTCTGTTCTGCGTCGGGCCCCTCCCGTGCGCGCTGCTGCTCACCCTGGGCTATGTCCTCTACGCCTCTGCCATGACCTTGCTGACCGAGCGGGGGAAGCTGCACCAGCCCTGA
- the SMPD4 gene encoding sphingomyelin phosphodiesterase 4 isoform X3: protein MMKLVYKLQAEDYKFDFPVSYLPGPVKASIQECILPDSPLYHNKVQFTPTGGLGLNLALNPFEYYIFFFALSLITQKPLPVSLHVRTSDCAYFILVDRYLSWFLPTEGSVPPPLSSSPGGTSPSPPPRTPAMPFASYGLHHTSLLKRHISHQTSVNADPASHEIWRSETLLQVFVEMWLHHYSLEMYQKMQSPHAKLEVLHYRLSVSSALYSPAQPSLQALHAYQESFTPTEEHVLVVRLLLKHLHAFANSLKPEQASPSAHSHATSPLEEFKRAAVPRFVQQKLYLFLQHCFGHWPLDASFRAVLEMWLSYLQPWRYAPDKQAPGSDSQPRCVSEKWAPFVQENLLMYTKLFVGFLNRALRTDLVSPKHALMVFRVAKVFAQPNLAEMIQKGEQLFLEPELVISHRQHRLFTAPTFTGSFLSPWPPAVTDASFKVKNHVYSLEGQDCKYTPMFGPEARTLVLRLAQLITQAKHTAKSISDQCAESPAGHSFLSWLGFSSMDTNGSYQANDLDEMGQDSIRKTDEYLEKALEYLRQIFRLSEAQLRQFTLALGTTQDENGKKQLPDCIVGEDGLILTPLGRYQIINGLRRFEIEYQGDPELQPIRSYEIASLVRTLFRLSSAINRRFAGQMAALCSRDDFLGSFCRYHLTEPGLASRHLLSPVVRRQVAGHTRGPRLSLRFLGSYRTLVSLLLAFLVASLFCVGPLPCALLLTLGYVLYASAMTLLTERGKLHQP from the exons ATGATGAAGTTGGTTTATAAGCTTCAAGCTGAAGACTATAAGTTTGACTTTCCTGTCTCCTACCTGCCT GGTCCTGTGAAGGCGTCCATCCAGGAGTGCATCCTCCCTGACAGTCCCCTGTACCACAACAAGGTCCAGTTCACCCCTACTGGGGGCCTTGGCCTGAACCTGGCCCTGA ATCCGTTCGAGTATTACATATTCTTCTTTGCCCTGAGCCTCATCACTCAAAAG CCACTCCCTGTGTCCCTCCACGTCCGTACTTCAGACTGTGCCTATTTCATCCTGGTGGACAGGTACCTGTCGTGGTTCCTGCCCACCGAAGGCAGTGTGCCCCCGCCACTCTCCTCCAGCCCAGGCGGGACCAGCCCCTCACCACCTCCCAG GACACCAGCCATGCCCTTTGCTTCCTATGGCCTCCACCACACTAGCCTCCTGAAGCGACACATCTCTCATCAGACGTCTGTGAATGCAGACCCCGCCTCCCACGAGATCTGGAGGTCAGAAACTCTGCTCCAG GTTTTTGTTGAAATGTGGCTTCATCACTATTCCTTGGAGATGTATCAAAAAATGCAGTCCCCTCACGCCAAG CTGGAGGTTCTGCACTACCGACTCAGTGTCTCCAGCGCCCTCTACAGCCCCGCCCAACCCAGCCTCCAGGCCCTCCACGCCTACCAA GAGTCGTTCACGCCTACTGAGGAGCATGTGTTGGTGGTGCGCCTGCTGCTGAAGCACCTGCACGCTTTTGCCAACAGCCTGAAGCCAGAGCAGGCTTCGCCGTCCGCCCACTCCCACGCCACCAGTCCCCTGGAGGAGTTCAAACG GGCCGCTGTCCCAAGGTTCGTCCAGCAGAAACTCTACCTATTCCTGCAGCATTGCTTTGGCCACTGGCCCCTGGACGCATCGTTCAGAGCT GTCCTAGAGATGTGGCTGAGCTACCTGCAGCCATGGCGGTATGCACCTGACAAGCAGGCTCCGGGCAGCGACTCCCAGCCCCGGTGTGTGTCGGAGAAATG GGCGCCCTTTGTCCAGGAGAACCTACTGATGTACACCAAGTTGTTTGTGGGCTTCCTGAACCGCGCACTCCGCACAGACCTGGTCAGCCCCAAGCACGCGCTCATGGTGTTCCGAGTGGCCAAAGTCTTTGCCCAGCCCAACCTGGCTGAGATGATTCAGAAAG GTGAGCAGCTATTCCTGGAGCCAGAGCTGGTCATCTCCCACCGCCAGCACCGACTCTTCACGGCCCCCACATTCACTGGGAGTTTCCTGTCACCCTGGCCACCAGCAGTCACTGATGCCTCCTTCAAGGTGAAGAACCACGTCTACAGCCTGGAGGGCCAGGACTGCAAGTACACCCCGATGTTTGGGCCTGAAGCCCGCACCCTG GTCTTACGCCTTGCTCAGCTCATCACACAGGCCAAACACACAGCCAAGTCCATCTCAGACCAGTGTGCGGAGAGCCCGGCTGGCCACTCCTTCCTCTCGTGGCTGGGCTTTAGCTCCATGGACACCAACGGCTCCTACCAAGCCAACGATCTAGACGAGATGGGGCAAGACAGCATCCGGAAGACAGATGAATATCTGGAGAAGGCCCTGGAGTACCTGCGCCAGATATTCCGG CTCAGTGAAGCACAGCTCAGGCAGTTCACGCTCGCCTTGGGCACCACCCAGGATGAGAATGGAAAAAAGCAGCTTCCCGACTGCATTGTGGGTGAGGACGGACTCATCCTCACGCCCCTGGGGCGGTACCAG ATCATCAATGGGCTTCGAAGGTTTGAAATTGAGTACCAGGGGGACCCAGAGCTGCAGCCCATCCGCAGCTATGAGATCGCCAGCTTGGTCCGCACGCTCTTCAGGCTGTCGTCTGCCATCAACCGCAGA TTTGCAGGACAGATGGCGGCTCTGTGTTCCCGGGATGACTTCCTCGGCAGCTTCTGTCGCTACCACCTCACAGAACCCGGGCTGGCTAGCAGGCACCTGCTGAGCCCCGTGGTGCGGAGGCAGGTGGCTGGCCACACCCGTGGCCCCAGGCTCAGCCTGCGCTTCCTGGGCAGTTACCGGACGCTGGTCTCGCTGCTGCTGGCCTTCTTGGTGGCCTCTCTGTTCTGCGTCGGGCCCCTCCCGTGCGCGCTGCTGCTCACCCTGGGCTATGTCCTCTACGCCTCTGCCATGACCTTGCTGACCGAGCGGGGGAAGCTGCACCAGCCCTGA
- the MZT2B gene encoding mitotic-spindle organizing protein 2B isoform X2: MAKGGGRKTQPGLSTPPPARPGQSRQAGQSPGARGGTDMASAAARGRPQGAGLSHARVPPHSPVTPIASPASEVEAAIPPRRRNFVIKLRAEPRPAAGREKRLYLSGPLPHTARAQSEGLPGEDGKWRGRSAGGGGGPQLNAPALWWPPAPRGRAHAISPPQGMRVRVNRSLISAPPPPPRSDP, translated from the coding sequence ATGGCCAAGGGGGGTGGCAGGAAGACTCAGCCGGGGCTCTCCACTCCCCCGCCTGCCCGGCCTGGGCAAAGCCGCCAGGCCGGCCAGAGTCCTGGGGCTCGCGGAGGAACGGACATGGCCTCCGCAGCGGCTCGGGGAAGGCCCCAGGGCGCCGGACTGTCTCACGCGCGCGTCCCGCCCCACTCACCTGTGACACCCATAGCGTCGCCCGCCTCAGAGGTAGAAGCCGCCATTCCGCCACGGCGCCGAAACTTCGTCATCAAGCTGCGCGCAGAGCCACGCCCCGCAGCCGGGCGGGAAAAGCGCCTCTACCTCTCTGGGCCGTTACCTCACACGGCGCGTGCGCAAAGCGAAGGCCTGCCGGGCGAGGACGGGAAGTGGCGAGGCAGGAGTGCGGGGGGAGGGGGTGGTCCGCAGCTGAATGCGCCTGCGTTGTGGTGGCCTCCGGCGCCTCGAGGTAGGGCTCACGCAATTTCTCCCCCGCAAGGAATGCGCGTGCGCGTAAACAGGTCGTTAATtagtgcccccccccccccgccgagGAGCGACCCCTAG
- the SMPD4 gene encoding sphingomyelin phosphodiesterase 4 isoform X1: protein MAFPHLQQPSFLLASLKADSINKPFAQQCQDLVKVIEDFPAKELHTIFPWLVESIFGSLDGVLIGWNLRCLQGRVNPVEYSIVMEFLDPGGPMMKLVYKLQAEDYKFDFPVSYLPGPVKASIQECILPDSPLYHNKVQFTPTGGLGLNLALNPFEYYIFFFALSLITQKPLPVSLHVRTSDCAYFILVDRYLSWFLPTEGSVPPPLSSSPGGTSPSPPPRTPAMPFASYGLHHTSLLKRHISHQTSVNADPASHEIWRSETLLQVFVEMWLHHYSLEMYQKMQSPHAKLEVLHYRLSVSSALYSPAQPSLQALHAYQESFTPTEEHVLVVRLLLKHLHAFANSLKPEQASPSAHSHATSPLEEFKRAAVPRFVQQKLYLFLQHCFGHWPLDASFRAVLEMWLSYLQPWRYAPDKQAPGSDSQPRCVSEKWAPFVQENLLMYTKLFVGFLNRALRTDLVSPKHALMVFRVAKVFAQPNLAEMIQKGEQLFLEPELVISHRQHRLFTAPTFTGSFLSPWPPAVTDASFKVKNHVYSLEGQDCKYTPMFGPEARTLVLRLAQLITQAKHTAKSISDQCAESPAGHSFLSWLGFSSMDTNGSYQANDLDEMGQDSIRKTDEYLEKALEYLRQIFRLSEAQLRQFTLALGTTQDENGKKQLPDCIVGEDGLILTPLGRYQIINGLRRFEIEYQGDPELQPIRSYEIASLVRTLFRLSSAINRRFAGQMAALCSRDDFLGSFCRYHLTEPGLASRHLLSPVVRRQVAGHTRGPRLSLRFLGSYRTLVSLLLAFLVASLFCVGPLPCALLLTLGYVLYASAMTLLTERGKLHQP from the exons ATGGCGTTCCCTCACCTCCAGCAGCCCAGCTTTCTACTG GCTAGCCTGAAAGCTGACTCTATAAATAAGCCCTTTGCACAGCAATGCCAAGACTTGGTTAAAGTCATTGAGGATTTTCCAGCAAAG GAGCTGCACACCATCTTCCCATGGCTGGTAGAGAGCATTTTTGGCAGCCTAGATGGTGTCCTCATTGGCTGGAACCTCCGCTGCTTACAAGGGCGTGTGAATCCTGTGGAGTACAGCATCGTGATGGAATTTCTTGACCCTGG TGGCCCAATGATGAAGTTGGTTTATAAGCTTCAAGCTGAAGACTATAAGTTTGACTTTCCTGTCTCCTACCTGCCT GGTCCTGTGAAGGCGTCCATCCAGGAGTGCATCCTCCCTGACAGTCCCCTGTACCACAACAAGGTCCAGTTCACCCCTACTGGGGGCCTTGGCCTGAACCTGGCCCTGA ATCCGTTCGAGTATTACATATTCTTCTTTGCCCTGAGCCTCATCACTCAAAAG CCACTCCCTGTGTCCCTCCACGTCCGTACTTCAGACTGTGCCTATTTCATCCTGGTGGACAGGTACCTGTCGTGGTTCCTGCCCACCGAAGGCAGTGTGCCCCCGCCACTCTCCTCCAGCCCAGGCGGGACCAGCCCCTCACCACCTCCCAG GACACCAGCCATGCCCTTTGCTTCCTATGGCCTCCACCACACTAGCCTCCTGAAGCGACACATCTCTCATCAGACGTCTGTGAATGCAGACCCCGCCTCCCACGAGATCTGGAGGTCAGAAACTCTGCTCCAG GTTTTTGTTGAAATGTGGCTTCATCACTATTCCTTGGAGATGTATCAAAAAATGCAGTCCCCTCACGCCAAG CTGGAGGTTCTGCACTACCGACTCAGTGTCTCCAGCGCCCTCTACAGCCCCGCCCAACCCAGCCTCCAGGCCCTCCACGCCTACCAA GAGTCGTTCACGCCTACTGAGGAGCATGTGTTGGTGGTGCGCCTGCTGCTGAAGCACCTGCACGCTTTTGCCAACAGCCTGAAGCCAGAGCAGGCTTCGCCGTCCGCCCACTCCCACGCCACCAGTCCCCTGGAGGAGTTCAAACG GGCCGCTGTCCCAAGGTTCGTCCAGCAGAAACTCTACCTATTCCTGCAGCATTGCTTTGGCCACTGGCCCCTGGACGCATCGTTCAGAGCT GTCCTAGAGATGTGGCTGAGCTACCTGCAGCCATGGCGGTATGCACCTGACAAGCAGGCTCCGGGCAGCGACTCCCAGCCCCGGTGTGTGTCGGAGAAATG GGCGCCCTTTGTCCAGGAGAACCTACTGATGTACACCAAGTTGTTTGTGGGCTTCCTGAACCGCGCACTCCGCACAGACCTGGTCAGCCCCAAGCACGCGCTCATGGTGTTCCGAGTGGCCAAAGTCTTTGCCCAGCCCAACCTGGCTGAGATGATTCAGAAAG GTGAGCAGCTATTCCTGGAGCCAGAGCTGGTCATCTCCCACCGCCAGCACCGACTCTTCACGGCCCCCACATTCACTGGGAGTTTCCTGTCACCCTGGCCACCAGCAGTCACTGATGCCTCCTTCAAGGTGAAGAACCACGTCTACAGCCTGGAGGGCCAGGACTGCAAGTACACCCCGATGTTTGGGCCTGAAGCCCGCACCCTG GTCTTACGCCTTGCTCAGCTCATCACACAGGCCAAACACACAGCCAAGTCCATCTCAGACCAGTGTGCGGAGAGCCCGGCTGGCCACTCCTTCCTCTCGTGGCTGGGCTTTAGCTCCATGGACACCAACGGCTCCTACCAAGCCAACGATCTAGACGAGATGGGGCAAGACAGCATCCGGAAGACAGATGAATATCTGGAGAAGGCCCTGGAGTACCTGCGCCAGATATTCCGG CTCAGTGAAGCACAGCTCAGGCAGTTCACGCTCGCCTTGGGCACCACCCAGGATGAGAATGGAAAAAAGCAGCTTCCCGACTGCATTGTGGGTGAGGACGGACTCATCCTCACGCCCCTGGGGCGGTACCAG ATCATCAATGGGCTTCGAAGGTTTGAAATTGAGTACCAGGGGGACCCAGAGCTGCAGCCCATCCGCAGCTATGAGATCGCCAGCTTGGTCCGCACGCTCTTCAGGCTGTCGTCTGCCATCAACCGCAGA TTTGCAGGACAGATGGCGGCTCTGTGTTCCCGGGATGACTTCCTCGGCAGCTTCTGTCGCTACCACCTCACAGAACCCGGGCTGGCTAGCAGGCACCTGCTGAGCCCCGTGGTGCGGAGGCAGGTGGCTGGCCACACCCGTGGCCCCAGGCTCAGCCTGCGCTTCCTGGGCAGTTACCGGACGCTGGTCTCGCTGCTGCTGGCCTTCTTGGTGGCCTCTCTGTTCTGCGTCGGGCCCCTCCCGTGCGCGCTGCTGCTCACCCTGGGCTATGTCCTCTACGCCTCTGCCATGACCTTGCTGACCGAGCGGGGGAAGCTGCACCAGCCCTGA
- the SMPD4 gene encoding sphingomyelin phosphodiesterase 4 isoform X2: MAFPHLQQPSFLLASLKADSINKPFAQQCQDLVKVIEDFPAKELHTIFPWLVESIFGSLDGVLIGWNLRCLQGRVNPVEYSIVMEFLDPGGPMMKLVYKLQAEDYKFDFPVSYLPGPVKASIQECILPDSPLYHNKVQFTPTGGLGLNLALNPFEYYIFFFALSLITQKPLPVSLHVRTSDCAYFILVDRYLSWFLPTEGSVPPPLSSSPGGTSPSPPPRTPAMPFASYGLHHTSLLKRHISHQTSVNADPASHEIWRSETLLQVFVEMWLHHYSLEMYQKMQSPHAKESFTPTEEHVLVVRLLLKHLHAFANSLKPEQASPSAHSHATSPLEEFKRAAVPRFVQQKLYLFLQHCFGHWPLDASFRAVLEMWLSYLQPWRYAPDKQAPGSDSQPRCVSEKWAPFVQENLLMYTKLFVGFLNRALRTDLVSPKHALMVFRVAKVFAQPNLAEMIQKGEQLFLEPELVISHRQHRLFTAPTFTGSFLSPWPPAVTDASFKVKNHVYSLEGQDCKYTPMFGPEARTLVLRLAQLITQAKHTAKSISDQCAESPAGHSFLSWLGFSSMDTNGSYQANDLDEMGQDSIRKTDEYLEKALEYLRQIFRLSEAQLRQFTLALGTTQDENGKKQLPDCIVGEDGLILTPLGRYQFAGQMAALCSRDDFLGSFCRYHLTEPGLASRHLLSPVVRRQVAGHTRGPRLSLRFLGSYRTLVSLLLAFLVASLFCVGPLPCALLLTLGYVLYASAMTLLTERGKLHQP; encoded by the exons ATGGCGTTCCCTCACCTCCAGCAGCCCAGCTTTCTACTG GCTAGCCTGAAAGCTGACTCTATAAATAAGCCCTTTGCACAGCAATGCCAAGACTTGGTTAAAGTCATTGAGGATTTTCCAGCAAAG GAGCTGCACACCATCTTCCCATGGCTGGTAGAGAGCATTTTTGGCAGCCTAGATGGTGTCCTCATTGGCTGGAACCTCCGCTGCTTACAAGGGCGTGTGAATCCTGTGGAGTACAGCATCGTGATGGAATTTCTTGACCCTGG TGGCCCAATGATGAAGTTGGTTTATAAGCTTCAAGCTGAAGACTATAAGTTTGACTTTCCTGTCTCCTACCTGCCT GGTCCTGTGAAGGCGTCCATCCAGGAGTGCATCCTCCCTGACAGTCCCCTGTACCACAACAAGGTCCAGTTCACCCCTACTGGGGGCCTTGGCCTGAACCTGGCCCTGA ATCCGTTCGAGTATTACATATTCTTCTTTGCCCTGAGCCTCATCACTCAAAAG CCACTCCCTGTGTCCCTCCACGTCCGTACTTCAGACTGTGCCTATTTCATCCTGGTGGACAGGTACCTGTCGTGGTTCCTGCCCACCGAAGGCAGTGTGCCCCCGCCACTCTCCTCCAGCCCAGGCGGGACCAGCCCCTCACCACCTCCCAG GACACCAGCCATGCCCTTTGCTTCCTATGGCCTCCACCACACTAGCCTCCTGAAGCGACACATCTCTCATCAGACGTCTGTGAATGCAGACCCCGCCTCCCACGAGATCTGGAGGTCAGAAACTCTGCTCCAG GTTTTTGTTGAAATGTGGCTTCATCACTATTCCTTGGAGATGTATCAAAAAATGCAGTCCCCTCACGCCAAG GAGTCGTTCACGCCTACTGAGGAGCATGTGTTGGTGGTGCGCCTGCTGCTGAAGCACCTGCACGCTTTTGCCAACAGCCTGAAGCCAGAGCAGGCTTCGCCGTCCGCCCACTCCCACGCCACCAGTCCCCTGGAGGAGTTCAAACG GGCCGCTGTCCCAAGGTTCGTCCAGCAGAAACTCTACCTATTCCTGCAGCATTGCTTTGGCCACTGGCCCCTGGACGCATCGTTCAGAGCT GTCCTAGAGATGTGGCTGAGCTACCTGCAGCCATGGCGGTATGCACCTGACAAGCAGGCTCCGGGCAGCGACTCCCAGCCCCGGTGTGTGTCGGAGAAATG GGCGCCCTTTGTCCAGGAGAACCTACTGATGTACACCAAGTTGTTTGTGGGCTTCCTGAACCGCGCACTCCGCACAGACCTGGTCAGCCCCAAGCACGCGCTCATGGTGTTCCGAGTGGCCAAAGTCTTTGCCCAGCCCAACCTGGCTGAGATGATTCAGAAAG GTGAGCAGCTATTCCTGGAGCCAGAGCTGGTCATCTCCCACCGCCAGCACCGACTCTTCACGGCCCCCACATTCACTGGGAGTTTCCTGTCACCCTGGCCACCAGCAGTCACTGATGCCTCCTTCAAGGTGAAGAACCACGTCTACAGCCTGGAGGGCCAGGACTGCAAGTACACCCCGATGTTTGGGCCTGAAGCCCGCACCCTG GTCTTACGCCTTGCTCAGCTCATCACACAGGCCAAACACACAGCCAAGTCCATCTCAGACCAGTGTGCGGAGAGCCCGGCTGGCCACTCCTTCCTCTCGTGGCTGGGCTTTAGCTCCATGGACACCAACGGCTCCTACCAAGCCAACGATCTAGACGAGATGGGGCAAGACAGCATCCGGAAGACAGATGAATATCTGGAGAAGGCCCTGGAGTACCTGCGCCAGATATTCCGG CTCAGTGAAGCACAGCTCAGGCAGTTCACGCTCGCCTTGGGCACCACCCAGGATGAGAATGGAAAAAAGCAGCTTCCCGACTGCATTGTGGGTGAGGACGGACTCATCCTCACGCCCCTGGGGCGGTACCAG TTTGCAGGACAGATGGCGGCTCTGTGTTCCCGGGATGACTTCCTCGGCAGCTTCTGTCGCTACCACCTCACAGAACCCGGGCTGGCTAGCAGGCACCTGCTGAGCCCCGTGGTGCGGAGGCAGGTGGCTGGCCACACCCGTGGCCCCAGGCTCAGCCTGCGCTTCCTGGGCAGTTACCGGACGCTGGTCTCGCTGCTGCTGGCCTTCTTGGTGGCCTCTCTGTTCTGCGTCGGGCCCCTCCCGTGCGCGCTGCTGCTCACCCTGGGCTATGTCCTCTACGCCTCTGCCATGACCTTGCTGACCGAGCGGGGGAAGCTGCACCAGCCCTGA